One Cryptomeria japonica chromosome 9, Sugi_1.0, whole genome shotgun sequence genomic window carries:
- the LOC131858057 gene encoding uncharacterized protein LOC131858057: protein MRSFTGGKELVRPGVTRFATYFLALQTLCEQKGNLRRMFVSAEWMESGFTTQANGIAVAGYMYSTTFWESIEQIVEFSEPLVKVLRLVDGDKPPMGYVYEAMDRAKEVIRSKLENNRDKYMPLWDIIDKRWDGQMHTPLHAAGYFLNPLLFYKTDFLEIDAEIKQGFFKCMEKMFPDLEKFDAATIELEMYKHAKGFLSSRAAIQSRKTIQPAAWWASFGDEIPNLRWMAVRILSQPCSSSACERNWSVFEHIHSKKRNRLSQQRLNDLVFVHHNLRLKIRKAQGTIEECLPIDLDEIYPECELIAADDADDVDDDVDDDYVVADRPLLSEEFDIMRQANFRPEWVEGIRTGSYPRASSSGPPAL, encoded by the exons ATGCGCTCTTTCACAGGAGGCAAGGAGCTAGTTCGACCAGGAgtgacaagatttgcaacatatttccttgCATTACAAACATTATGTGAACAAAAAGGTAATTTAAGGCGAATGTTTGTTTCAGCTGAGTGGATGGAGTCTGGTTTCACAACTCAAGCAAATGGCATAGCAGTGGCAGGGTATATGTATTCTACCACATTTTGGGAATCTATTGAACAAATTGTAGAATTTTCAGAGCCTTTAGTAAAAGTCTTGAGACTAGTGGATGGAGATAAACCCCCCATGGGATAtgtgtatgaggccatggatagggccaaggaggtgatAAGGAGTAAGCTGGAAAATAACAGGGATAAGTATATGCCgttgtgggacataattgataAGAGATGGGATGGACAAATGCACACTCCTCTCCATGCTGCAGGATATTTTCTCAATCCTCTGTTATTCTATAAGACTGACTTCCTGGAAATTGATGCTGAGATCAAACAAGGCTTCTTCAAGTGCATGGAAAAAATGTTTCCTGACTTGGAAAAATTTGATGCGGCTACGATAGAGCTGGAAATGTACAAGCATGCTAAGGGCTTTCTCTCTTCTAGGGCTGCTATACAAAGCAGAAAGACAATTCAACCAG ctgcatggtgggcttcttttggagatgaaataccaaatttaaggtggatggcggtgcgtattttgagccaaccatgtagctcatcagcttgtgagcgtaattggagtgtgtttgaacacatacattctaagaaacgcaaccgcctatcacaacaacgactgaatgacttggtatttgttcatcacaacctccgcttgaagataaggaaagctcaag GAACTATTGAGGAATGCTTGCCAATTGACCTCGATGAGATATATCCAGAGTGCGAGTTGATTGCtgctgatgatgctgatgatgttgatgatgatgttgatgatgattatgttGTTGCTGATCGTCCGCTTTTGTCTGAAGAATTTGATATCATGAGGCAAGCCAACTTTCGTCCTGAATGGGTTGAAGGAATTAGGACAGGCTCTTACCCAAGAGCTTCATCATCAGGGCCTCCtgccctctag